Within the Mauremys reevesii isolate NIE-2019 linkage group 2, ASM1616193v1, whole genome shotgun sequence genome, the region AGAGCAACGCTTACATCTCAAAAGAAACATACAGACAAGCCCCCAAAACATGCTGtgcttgaaataaaaaaaacacccaagacattaatttttattcatttcaggttgttttgttttttttaaatcccaaagTCTAAATGTTTAGGCCTAAAGCGACAACAGTCGACTCTTTAAGGAAATATTGGAATGTATTAAAAACCCCTAAAAGTGGTTTCTCTTTACCTGATAGGGAATCATAGACACTAGGCCAGGTCGCTCCCTGGCTAGTCAAATGGGGGTTCCTCATTTTATTTCTCTTCCAAAGTGGGAGTGTGGTTGGTAATTTGGTCTCTTGAAGCAAAAGGAAAGACCCTGACTGAGGGAAGAAGGGAAGTCAAAACcctacaataaaataaataaaataagaggCTTGTGACAAGCTGAAAACAAGTGCTGGGATCTTGCCTCTGCAACTGTGGTGCTCAACCTTTTCCATGCTGGAACGCCCACCCCTCAGTCCTAGAACCCGCTTCCCTCTGGGTAATAACCAACCAGGAGGGGAAAGaaggcccagtggttagagtgctaaGTCAGTACTCTAAAGACCTACGCTCAATTCCCTGGTCTTTCTCCGACTTTCCTGTGTGACCTATATGGCAGTCACTGGGTGCTTTTCCCCCCTCCATCTAGATAATCCACCTCCTAgaagatggaagaattcttccaccgaCTTAGCCACATCTCTACTGGGGACTAGATCGGTTTAACTACAGCGCTCAGGGGTGCAAATATTTTCATTCCCTTGAGTGACGTAGATGGGTCAATCtaaattttaagtatagaccaggccttagtctctctgtgtctccattCCCCCTCTGTACAAAGGGGATACTAGCACTGCCCTGCTTTCCGGGAGTGTTGCGAGGCTAACTATATTACAGATTGTGAGGGGCTACAGTAATGGGCCAGCTAAGTAccatagacagacagacatctaCCACCCCCCTGGGAAGGCAGGATGATCTCAACCCTTCTGCTGCTCCACAGGCTTCCAAGTCACTTGGATTTGTTGGCCCTGGGACCCATGCAGACAGTCTCCTTCATATCAGCTGTCTGTTTGCTAGATACATCCATGCACAATGGAGAAAAAAGTCCTGTTAGTTCATCCCTATCCCAAGGCAGGATTCTTCCCTACAGTCCAGTCAACAGTCTTGTTCCACTGCGTCCACAAGGGGAGACTGTCCCACATCTAAAAGATTGCACCAGTCAGAAGTTTTGAGCTTAGCCCATGTAGCggaataaaaaaaaccaaccagctGCTAGGATTGGTCCCACAGGAACTTGGCTGTCAGGGTGGAGTTAGCACCTTTGATGCTGAGAACAGGGTCAAAAGGAGAAGTCTCCAAAACCAGTTGCTGTCTgcagccctcccagcaggggtCGCTGTACAGAAGGGCAGGAAAAGCAATGGGTGTTGAATCTTGGGGGTCATTACAGGGGTGCTCTAGAACAAAGGGAAATCCTGCCTGGGGTTACATCTATTTACAAAAAATAACCCCCCAAACCTGACGCTTGCTCCTCAAGTCAATATTTCTTTGTGCCTAACAGAATCGAAGTATAAAAATAGAGcatctttgtaaaaaaaaaatatggggagtggcagggtgctggggggcaCAGTCCTATGTACAGCTGGGGCAATGGGTGTGCATGGGTATGGACGCGTTTGGAAGGCAGGATGCGCAGCAATGTGCAGCATGGGGTAGTGGTGGGCACCGGGCATGCAAGTGACACACAGTCCTAGGTACAGAATGGGGGAGCAGAGTGAATCTGTGTGTGGGAAGGCAGATGGCCCGGCCCTACATACAGCATGGGGCAGCAGCCTGGGTCTGTGTGCGGGGAGCGGAGACGGCTCAGCCCTCCGCACAGCAGGGGTGAGTGGTACTATCCAAAGCACAGGGCCCTACGTGCGGGGCCGCGGGGTACGGGTGCGCTTCGTCCGGCGCGTCGGGGAGGAGGACCCCACAAACTCAAACTGCTTCTGCCGCTCGGCGTTGTTGGGGAAGGGCAGCTGGCCGCGGTAGAGGCGCTTGATGAAGTGTGCCTCCCGCTGGTTCTGGCGGCTCTTGGTGGCTTTCCGAGGGCGGCCCTTGCGCGTGAAGGCCATGTACCAGCCCTCGTGGCGGGCATTCTGGAAGGCTGTGTAATTGTTCTCCAGAACGATCTCAGTGAAGATGCAGTCTTTGCTCTTGCCATTGggctggagggaaggaagggggagagagtgggttaatccagcagggaaagggttaagTGTTGTTAGGCTGGGTCTGATCCTGGGCCACTGGTTTTGCCACTGGACTTTGTGGGAGCAGAATCAAGGCCTGGGAGGATTTAGTGCCAATAGAAGGTGCCGGGTTGCCAGACCTAATGGAAGCTGGGCAGGCTTCCCAGGCCCCTGCCAGGCAGGGAACCCCACCGCTCAGGGGTAAGAGAGGAGTCCAGTCTCTCTgtcccattcagtccttggctgcTGTTGTGGGGCTCCCAACAACGGGGCTGTATAATGCTAATGGGATGGGGGGAGGTGCTTTCTGGGATCCAGTGAGAACTGGACTAAGACTCACCAGGTTCATAGAATCAtcgggctggaagagaccttgagaggtcatccagtccagcccccaaTCTGAGGCTGGACCAAGCAAACCTAGACCACTCCTCCGACCTGCtgttaaaagcctccaatgacagggattccacaacctcccttggtaacctgttccagagcttaactacccgtaggttagaaagtttttcctaatatctaacctacatctcccgtgctgcagattaagcccattgcttcttgtcccacCTTCAGTAGACATGTAGAACAATTCATTCATGGCACCCAGGCCACCAACCTGCCAGCCAGAGCTGGACTGGAACTGATGCCCTCTGCTCCCTTTTCAATCCCATCAGTCATTCAGTCCCCCTTTGACTTGCAGTTTTGCTCAGACAGCTACTTGAGATAGATCTCCCACTCCACATATCATCCTAGGGCAGAGCTTCTGTTTTCTCCTCACCATGATGGAAGAATCAAAGAACAACCAGACCCCAGAGTATCCATCCCAAGCCCACAGCCTGCTGACGTGGGGCTTTGAGAGTTTACTCAGGGCTCTCTGGAAATAGCATGAACATCAATAAAGCTCCCTCCTGTAGCTCGCTATCGAATCCCAGGGCCTTCATTTAAGGAGCTTCCAATTAACAGGGAGACAATATGATGCAGTGGGAGAGCACCCTACAGTCTTTCTGTCTCACTGTAATGCTTATCTGGGCTAACCAGGACTCCAGCAGCATGAacttccccacagcagggccTTGTCCATGCCAGCCAGGTCTCCAGCAGAATGAGAATGGCCCTTGGTAGTACCTGGGCCTCTGATCCCTAAAGTTTCCAATCACCTGTTCCAAAGTGGAAAGAAAAGTGTCTGAGGAAGCATCCAGATGGGGCAGCAATGGAGCAGTGCGCATCTACGGAGCAGTGCAGAGGCGCTAGTGTGTGTGTACGGGGAAGGGCTGATTTCTTGCAGCACTGATGAGACCTGCGGGACCAAGCATGACTTGCCTGTTCCCTGGCACAGCCTGCACGGCGACAGCAAGAGCACAGCTGGAGTGAaccagctccagagctggaatgaacCAGCTTAGctgcattgactttaatggagctattcTGACTGACACCTGCTGAAGTTCCAGCCCATTGTTTTTATACAGCTCCTACAAAAACAGCAGCGGGGGCTTGCAGGGTTCTATGTTCTCAGAGATGGATCCCGATAAAGAAGAGAGATGTTATAGATTCAGGCACtggaggccagaagggacccttagatcatctagtctgaccccttgTAGATCATATTTATTTCACCATGTTACCCAGGTACTGGGCTCAAtcacttgtgtttggctaaagcatctcatccagaaaggcatccagtcttgatctgaagacatcaagagatggagacaCCACCACTTCCGCTGGCAGCATCCCAACACTTTATAAAGTTTGAAGGCCACGTTCCTTGACAGAGGTGGGGGAAAAGCACTGAGGGGCAAGAGGGTGGGGCGTGGGGGTGTCCCTGGCTGTGACTCACTTTTCCAATGAGCTTCCCCCTCTTGCTCATGCAGATGTATTTCTCGCTCTCGGCTCCCTTGATGCGCACACGGCTCCCAAAGGTGTCCGTCTCCACGATTAGCTTTGCTGCAaggatgagagaaagagagagagggagaaaacaaaacaaaactccttCCACCGATGCTAGAGTGAGTGACAGCCAGTCTGCGTGCCGGGGAGTCAGTGTGTGCACTCAGGCCCACAGAGATCCAGAAGAGCATAGGGAGTGCATTAAAAACGAATGCCACCAAACGGCACACACAGACTTCGCTACCAGCAGTTACATTATCTCGGCTCTAGAGGACAgataacccagtggttagggcacctgGCTAATACTTCTTTGCTCTACCACAAACTCcccaggtgaccttgggcaagatacacagggcacatctacacttggagctgcagTAGGAGTCCCAGTTCAAGGAGACGGACCCAAGGGTGCATGCTAACAATAAAGCGTAGCTGCTGCAGTGGAGGGGCTAACAGCCCTGCGTATGCACGCCTCTCAAACAACAGGCATGTGGCTAGGGTGCATAGGTCTCCTCGAGCTGGAGATTAGTGTCAAAGTGTAGGCACACCCTCACACTCTGTGTACCTCAGGTCCCCATCGTACCAGGGGGATAACAGCAGTGCCCAGCCTCAGAGGGCGGCTGCGGGGACAAATCTCATTGAATTGTCCCAGCACATGGTGCTTTCCACTCCCCAGCTAACAGGGCCGTGATACAGAAATAGGAGTTAGAGAGTAACCCAGCAGGAAAGCTGCCAGAGGGGATGGCTGGAGTGTCTAAGCCTCTGGTTTGCAGTTCTGTCCTTACATCTCCAGCAATCCACCACCCCTTTCATCTGAGAAGCAAATGGAAGCACATACCCAGCACAGATAACTTGCCCACTTACCTCAAGGATCTATGAGGACAGGGTGAAAGCCAAGTCTGTAGCCAGGGCTGCTGCTTTGATCAAATCAGGAAATAAAGGAAGCACCTATTTACAagaagcagcatggtctagtggctaAGGTATTGGATTAGGAGTTGGGGACCCAGGGTTGACTCCTGGCCCAAGTGTATGTTTTCAGGCAAGTAACTTCtttctctgtttcccttcccacccgTTGTGTGTTATATAAGTTGTTAGGGGCAAGGACAGAAATAATAGTAATTATAATATTGCAATTCTGCCTCTGTCCCAGGTAACAATGAACAAACCCTTCACGGGGGCATGTGATGAAAAATGGCCACTGCCAGTATTCAATATCATCAAAACATACAGTAAAGAGAAGATTAAAGTTGCACAAAGCATGGGACTATGCACAGTATTATTACCATTGCACACTGTATGTGTTTTGCTGTGTTAGACTCTCGACCAGTCAGTCAAGAGTTAATTGTCTGAGCGTCCATTCCGCATTCTTTAATTAGAACACCTGGGGTCTATTGACT harbors:
- the FGF17 gene encoding fibroblast growth factor 17; its protein translation is MQQYVSLQNLSICFQLLMLSCQTQGENQPSPNFNQYVRDQGAMTDQLSRRQIREYQLYSRTSGKHVQVNGKRITATAEDGNKFAKLIVETDTFGSRVRIKGAESEKYICMSKRGKLIGKPNGKSKDCIFTEIVLENNYTAFQNARHEGWYMAFTRKGRPRKATKSRQNQREAHFIKRLYRGQLPFPNNAERQKQFEFVGSSSPTRRTKRTRTPRPRT